A DNA window from Chlamydia felis Fe/C-56 contains the following coding sequences:
- the lepB gene encoding signal peptidase I: protein MKYRYSLNKSRQVLRSTYQLLKNKKLSQHPESKKELQTLLEQLEDAIFQQDQETASQLAKQAQQFAKHYPASFAKKSWELTKAILFAAVVAFLIRQFWFELYEVPTGSMRPTILEQDRMIVSKTTFGLHFPFNKKPWGFRPEAVTRGGLVVFTVGDLPIPNSDTKYFGFIPGKKRYIKRCMGKPGDTLYFYGGKIYGLDKDNKIIHFPTTFGLENLYHVPYISFDGSVEIVNSDKSSAYFKQMNQPCGKISLPQEGTYGKFFHNNAWHNDIPNGLKTPHPSPVSYSDLFGMGNYAMVRILTHKQASLCHTLQTPTAQTYLEICHTPNVSYPKPHLQHYNNQIVPTIQPMKTLLPLRQEHIHLIRNNLTTSRFIISDGVAYKYQPFAPGAERTAKLFALPFPGVDNGCYEYSKGEAYKIGFGGMRQKLKPTHALMQLNDNQVIDLFNCGINFSSFFIPKNPKYNPLPSRYAFYNQGNLYVMDSPIFIKNDPALQKFVESEKAKQEASSEERPYIGFIDRGPPPQDLEQFSEFIRNFGIRIPEGHVLVLGDNYPMSADSREFGFVPLENLLGSPLWIFWPLGHFGHLKNVPAPTTLPGYLVNGLALGFFICLFGHMYYQRHRRLFPRNEKKQ from the coding sequence ATGAAATATCGATATTCCTTAAATAAAAGTCGTCAAGTACTTCGTTCAACCTATCAATTACTTAAAAACAAAAAACTCTCTCAACACCCCGAATCTAAAAAAGAACTGCAAACGTTATTGGAACAACTTGAAGATGCCATCTTTCAACAAGATCAAGAAACTGCAAGCCAACTTGCAAAACAAGCGCAACAATTTGCGAAGCACTACCCAGCATCTTTTGCCAAAAAGTCTTGGGAACTCACTAAAGCCATTCTTTTTGCTGCTGTTGTAGCTTTTCTTATTCGCCAATTTTGGTTTGAACTTTATGAAGTTCCTACTGGATCCATGCGACCAACTATTTTAGAACAAGACCGGATGATTGTTTCTAAAACAACATTTGGCCTACATTTTCCTTTTAATAAAAAACCCTGGGGATTTCGCCCCGAAGCTGTAACTCGCGGGGGGCTTGTAGTTTTTACTGTTGGCGACCTGCCCATCCCCAACTCCGATACCAAGTATTTTGGATTCATTCCGGGGAAAAAACGTTATATTAAGCGCTGCATGGGGAAACCCGGAGACACTCTCTACTTTTATGGAGGGAAGATTTACGGCCTAGATAAAGATAACAAAATTATTCATTTCCCCACGACTTTTGGACTTGAGAATCTCTATCACGTTCCTTATATATCTTTTGATGGCTCTGTAGAAATCGTAAATAGCGATAAATCTTCTGCTTATTTTAAGCAAATGAATCAACCTTGCGGGAAGATTTCCCTACCTCAAGAAGGCACCTATGGGAAATTTTTCCACAATAATGCCTGGCATAATGACATCCCCAATGGATTAAAAACTCCTCATCCCTCTCCTGTTAGCTATTCTGATCTTTTTGGAATGGGCAACTACGCAATGGTGCGCATTCTCACACACAAACAAGCTAGCCTATGTCATACACTGCAGACTCCAACAGCTCAAACATACCTAGAAATATGTCATACTCCAAATGTTTCCTATCCTAAGCCCCATCTTCAACATTACAACAATCAGATAGTTCCTACAATCCAACCCATGAAAACGCTTCTTCCTTTACGACAAGAGCACATCCATCTTATTAGGAACAATTTAACTACTTCAAGATTTATTATTTCTGACGGTGTTGCCTACAAGTATCAGCCATTTGCTCCGGGTGCAGAGAGAACTGCTAAACTTTTTGCACTTCCTTTCCCTGGAGTCGATAACGGTTGTTATGAGTATTCAAAAGGAGAAGCTTATAAAATAGGTTTTGGAGGCATGCGCCAGAAGCTAAAACCGACGCATGCATTAATGCAGTTAAATGACAATCAAGTCATTGATTTGTTCAATTGTGGCATTAATTTTAGTTCTTTCTTCATTCCTAAAAATCCCAAATACAATCCTTTACCAAGCCGTTATGCATTCTATAATCAAGGGAATCTCTATGTTATGGACTCCCCGATTTTCATTAAAAATGATCCTGCTTTGCAAAAATTCGTAGAATCTGAGAAAGCTAAACAGGAAGCTTCTTCAGAAGAACGTCCCTACATAGGTTTTATCGATAGAGGACCGCCACCTCAAGATTTAGAACAATTCTCAGAGTTTATTCGCAATTTTGGAATACGAATTCCTGAGGGCCATGTCTTGGTTTTGGGAGATAATTACCCAATGAGTGCCGACAGTAGAGAATTTGGTTTTGTTCCTTTAGAAAATCTTTTAGGGTCACCTTTATGGATTTTCTGGCCTTTGGGTCATTTTGGACATTTAAAAAATGTTCCCGCTCCAACCACGTTACCAGGTTACTTAGTTAACGGTTTGGCCCTGGGATTCTTTATCTGTCTCTTTGGACACATGTACTACCAAAGACACCGACGTTTATTTCCAAGGAATGAGAAAAAACAATAA